One Paraburkholderia sp. HP33-1 genomic region harbors:
- a CDS encoding SDR family NAD(P)-dependent oxidoreductase — MTEAAGNATNTRVAWIAGVGASAGLGAALARRFAREGLRVAVTGRSRDRLDTIVDEIRRAGGQADALPGDVTSESELAAIARQLSEHGTLEVAIFNAAGATRGPTLELSVEQFETAWRVTTLGGFLFARASLPSLLAAGRGSLLFTGATASLRGRPPFAAFAAAKAGLRSLTQSLAREFGPRNIHVAHVVVDGGIDGERLRTFAPQYVAERGPDGLLNPDDIADAYWYLHQQGRSAWSQEIDLRPFNESF; from the coding sequence ATGACTGAAGCTGCCGGAAACGCGACGAACACGCGTGTCGCGTGGATTGCCGGGGTGGGCGCGAGCGCCGGACTAGGGGCGGCCCTCGCGCGCCGTTTCGCTCGCGAGGGCCTGCGCGTCGCCGTGACGGGGCGCTCGCGCGATCGGCTCGATACGATCGTCGACGAAATCCGGCGTGCCGGAGGGCAGGCCGATGCGTTGCCCGGCGATGTCACGAGCGAGAGCGAGCTCGCCGCCATTGCGCGCCAACTGTCTGAGCACGGCACGCTCGAAGTGGCGATCTTCAACGCCGCCGGCGCAACGCGTGGGCCGACCCTCGAACTGAGCGTCGAGCAGTTCGAGACGGCATGGCGCGTCACGACGCTCGGCGGTTTCCTGTTCGCGCGAGCGTCGTTGCCATCGTTGCTGGCGGCCGGACGCGGTTCGCTGCTGTTCACGGGCGCCACGGCTTCGCTGCGCGGGCGGCCGCCGTTTGCCGCGTTCGCTGCTGCCAAAGCCGGCTTGCGCTCGCTCACGCAGAGCCTCGCGCGCGAGTTCGGGCCGCGCAATATTCATGTCGCGCACGTGGTGGTGGATGGTGGCATCGACGGCGAGCGTCTGCGTACGTTCGCGCCGCAATACGTGGCCGAACGCGGCCCGGACGGCCTGCTGAATCCTGACGACATCGCCGACGCGTACTGGTACCTGCATCAGCAGGGACGCAGTGCATGGTCGCAGGAAATCGATCTGCGGCCGTTCAACGAGTCGTTCTAG
- a CDS encoding response regulator transcription factor translates to MNQTTTRVFIVDDEDSVRSALARLLRASGYQVECFDSPEAFLDRADLTSMPACLVLDLQMPGMTGLEVQRKLDQLLPIVFLTGHGDISSSVDAMKGGAVDFLPKPVRDSLLLAAVDRALARACVESRRRHEREEIEERMRHLTRREREVMELVVTGRLNKQVASDLGAAEKTIKIHRARVMEKMKARSIVELVRLVQKAGVCTADEE, encoded by the coding sequence ATGAACCAAACCACCACACGCGTATTTATCGTCGACGACGAGGACAGTGTGCGCAGCGCGCTCGCCCGATTGCTGCGCGCCTCGGGCTATCAGGTTGAATGCTTCGACAGTCCCGAAGCTTTTCTCGACCGGGCCGATCTGACGAGCATGCCGGCCTGCCTCGTTCTCGATCTGCAGATGCCGGGCATGACGGGACTCGAAGTGCAGCGCAAGCTCGATCAGCTTCTGCCGATCGTATTTCTGACCGGACATGGCGACATCAGTTCGAGCGTCGACGCGATGAAGGGCGGAGCGGTGGACTTCCTGCCCAAGCCGGTGCGCGACTCACTGTTGCTCGCCGCGGTGGATCGCGCGCTCGCGCGCGCGTGCGTCGAAAGCAGGCGGCGCCACGAACGCGAGGAAATCGAAGAGCGGATGCGGCATCTGACACGCCGCGAGCGCGAAGTCATGGAACTCGTCGTCACCGGCCGCCTGAACAAACAGGTTGCGAGCGATCTGGGCGCGGCCGAAAAGACCATCAAGATTCATCGGGCCCGCGTGATGGAGAAGATGAAAGCCCGATCGATCGTTGAACTCGTTCGACTGGTGCAGAAGGCCGGCGTTTGTACCGCCGACGAAGAATAA
- a CDS encoding BPSL1445 family SYLF domain-containing lipoprotein: MNRRNFVHTLALSTMAASLALAGCTTTGGSGESPATDAAKRQEIDAAVDGTMSKLFSTVQGSHELVSKAQGVLVFPSVKKAAFLVGAEYGEGALRVGGKTVGYYSTAAASFGLQAGAQSTAVIFLFMTQNSLEKFRNSAGWSVGGDVSVSVVKVGATGTIDTTSATSEVIAMVLTNAGLMADVSLAGTKVTRMNL; this comes from the coding sequence GTGAACAGACGGAACTTTGTGCACACGCTCGCGCTTTCAACCATGGCCGCGAGTCTGGCTTTGGCGGGTTGCACGACGACGGGAGGCAGCGGCGAGAGTCCCGCTACCGATGCCGCCAAACGGCAGGAGATCGACGCGGCCGTGGACGGTACGATGTCGAAACTGTTCAGTACGGTGCAAGGCTCGCACGAACTCGTATCGAAGGCGCAAGGCGTGCTGGTGTTTCCTTCGGTGAAGAAGGCGGCGTTCCTCGTCGGTGCTGAATACGGTGAAGGTGCGTTGCGCGTCGGTGGAAAGACGGTCGGCTATTACAGTACCGCCGCGGCTTCGTTCGGATTGCAGGCAGGCGCGCAGTCGACCGCCGTGATCTTCCTGTTCATGACGCAGAATTCGCTCGAGAAATTCCGCAATTCTGCGGGCTGGTCGGTGGGCGGCGATGTCTCGGTTTCGGTCGTGAAAGTCGGGGCTACCGGCACGATCGATACCACGTCGGCAACCTCCGAGGTCATTGCGATGGTCTTGACCAATGCGGGCCTGATGGCCGACGTGTCGCTGGCCGGCACCAAGGTCACGCGGATGAACCTGTAG
- a CDS encoding efflux RND transporter periplasmic adaptor subunit, whose amino-acid sequence MKAVPVSCVSPRPDSRGALTLPVVVAALALLTLLASCKKAAAPPVAAAPEVTVMTVAQQDTPVDFEFTAQTQSSREVEIRTRVDGFLDKRLYTEGTLVKTGQTMFQMDRKPFEAALQTAKGQLAQQQARLEVAKANLARVEPLAAQNALSKKDLDDAVGNEKQSAAAVIAAQGEVDTALLNLGYTTIKSPLNGLSSFARQQDGSYVTATANGLLTYVYQLDPMWVNFSISENEMLKYRDDIAAGLLRFPPHNDFSVHLILADGTPYAEQGEIDFANPAFNTETGTFLVRATFANPKGTLRPGQFVRARVSGAIRPHATLVPQRAVLQGAKSHFVWVVGNDSKAHQRVVEVGEWQGENWFVSDGLKAGERIVVDGALRVTADSSLKIVKTVPSVVGSGSAAAAAPAAE is encoded by the coding sequence ATGAAAGCCGTCCCCGTGTCCTGTGTTTCGCCGCGGCCGGATTCTCGCGGCGCTCTCACGCTGCCCGTCGTCGTCGCGGCGCTGGCGCTGCTCACACTGCTCGCGTCGTGCAAGAAGGCTGCCGCGCCGCCGGTCGCCGCCGCGCCCGAAGTGACCGTGATGACGGTCGCGCAGCAGGACACGCCGGTCGACTTCGAATTCACCGCGCAGACGCAGAGTTCGCGTGAAGTCGAGATCCGCACGCGGGTGGACGGCTTCCTCGACAAGCGCCTGTACACCGAAGGCACGCTGGTCAAGACCGGACAAACGATGTTCCAGATGGACCGCAAGCCGTTCGAGGCCGCGCTGCAGACGGCGAAAGGGCAACTGGCCCAGCAGCAGGCGCGTCTCGAAGTCGCCAAGGCCAATCTCGCGCGCGTGGAGCCGTTGGCGGCGCAGAACGCGCTGAGCAAGAAGGATCTCGATGACGCGGTCGGCAACGAGAAGCAAAGTGCCGCCGCGGTGATCGCCGCGCAGGGCGAAGTCGACACCGCGCTCCTGAACCTCGGCTACACGACGATCAAGTCGCCGCTGAACGGCCTGTCGAGCTTCGCGCGGCAGCAGGATGGCAGCTATGTGACGGCAACCGCGAACGGCCTGCTGACCTACGTGTATCAGCTCGACCCGATGTGGGTGAACTTCAGCATCTCCGAGAATGAGATGCTGAAGTACCGGGACGACATCGCGGCGGGACTGTTGCGATTTCCCCCGCACAACGATTTCTCCGTGCATCTGATTCTCGCCGACGGCACACCCTATGCCGAGCAAGGCGAGATCGACTTCGCGAACCCGGCGTTCAACACGGAAACGGGGACCTTCCTCGTGCGCGCGACCTTCGCCAATCCGAAGGGCACCTTGCGCCCCGGCCAGTTCGTGCGGGCCCGCGTTTCCGGCGCGATCCGGCCCCACGCGACGCTGGTGCCGCAGCGCGCGGTATTGCAGGGGGCGAAGAGCCACTTCGTGTGGGTCGTCGGTAACGACTCGAAGGCGCATCAGCGGGTCGTCGAAGTCGGGGAGTGGCAGGGCGAAAACTGGTTCGTGTCGGATGGACTCAAGGCGGGCGAGCGGATCGTCGTCGATGGCGCGCTGCGCGTCACCGCGGATTCGTCGCTGAAGATCGTCAAAACGGTGCCGTCCGTCGTCGGGAGCGGCTCGGCGGCTGCGGCGGCGCCTGCCGCCGAGTGA
- the ppk2 gene encoding polyphosphate kinase 2, whose product MARTKSENEPPEEERTLSYKAYRKALFDLHVELVKLQQWVVQTGSKICIVFEGRDGAGKGGTIKALTERVSPRVFRVVALPAPSEREKSQMYIQRYVPHLPAAGEIVIFDRSWYNRAGVERVMGFCSEEDVRSFFKAVPLVERAIVHSGIILLKYWLEVSPEEQTRRLEERITDGRKIWKLTEMDLKSYSRWYDYSRARDEMLAASDTDFASWYIANSNDKRRARLNIISDILQRIPYKQPARKKITLPKRQKADGYKEPDHPYKYVAERY is encoded by the coding sequence ATGGCCAGAACAAAGTCGGAAAACGAGCCGCCCGAGGAAGAGCGGACGCTGTCGTACAAGGCGTATCGCAAGGCGCTTTTCGATCTGCATGTCGAGCTCGTCAAGCTGCAGCAATGGGTCGTGCAAACGGGCAGCAAGATTTGCATCGTCTTCGAGGGACGCGACGGCGCGGGTAAAGGCGGCACGATCAAGGCGCTGACCGAGCGCGTCAGTCCACGCGTGTTCCGCGTGGTCGCGCTGCCTGCGCCGAGCGAACGCGAAAAGAGCCAGATGTATATCCAGCGCTACGTGCCGCACTTGCCGGCCGCGGGCGAAATCGTGATTTTCGACCGAAGCTGGTACAACCGCGCGGGTGTGGAGCGCGTGATGGGTTTCTGCTCCGAGGAGGACGTGCGGAGCTTCTTCAAGGCCGTGCCGCTCGTCGAGCGAGCGATCGTCCACTCCGGGATCATCCTGCTCAAATACTGGCTGGAAGTCAGCCCCGAGGAACAGACCCGCCGCCTCGAGGAGCGCATCACCGACGGTCGCAAGATCTGGAAACTGACCGAGATGGACCTGAAATCCTATAGCCGATGGTATGACTACTCGCGGGCCCGCGACGAGATGCTCGCGGCGTCGGACACCGATTTTGCTTCGTGGTACATAGCGAATTCAAACGACAAGCGTCGCGCGCGGCTGAACATCATCAGCGATATCCTGCAGAGAATTCCGTATAAGCAGCCTGCGCGCAAGAAGATTACGCTGCCGAAACGGCAAAAGGCGGACGGCTATAAGGAACCGGACCATCCGTACAAATATGTGGCCGAGAGGTATTGA
- a CDS encoding ATP-binding protein has protein sequence MVACTAWLRGDYDRIARRTLNTRTPLRETLEMLPVPIVTVDQRDQIIFVNARAAQLFGYTREELIGAPVSRLFPTDGFNGDRPELGDHGTKIQIPGVSTTQTLMARRRDGGGFHAQAETTRCRVRNQELRIAAISDCSACGEVDGNTKELVHLSRVSSLGELAGSLAHELKQPLTAILFNAQAARKFMDAETTNVVELREALEDIVADDCRANDVLQKIRALVRKGDVELQLLDIGNVVRDVEMLVHSDALTRGVRTSFDIPDSLTLICGDKVQLQQVILNLLLNAFDAVKDCPAADCVVETMVREQPGGLVRITVKDRGQGLAVESMERIFRPFFTTKPQGLGLGLSISRTIVTAHRGQLWAENNEGKGASFHVALPVATDIRQGRAP, from the coding sequence GTGGTCGCGTGCACGGCGTGGCTGCGAGGCGACTACGATCGCATTGCGCGACGCACGCTCAACACGAGAACCCCGCTGCGGGAGACGCTCGAAATGTTGCCGGTCCCGATCGTCACGGTCGATCAGCGGGACCAGATCATCTTCGTGAACGCGCGCGCTGCGCAACTGTTCGGCTATACGAGGGAAGAGCTGATCGGCGCGCCGGTCTCCAGGCTGTTTCCGACCGATGGTTTCAACGGCGATCGTCCAGAGCTCGGCGATCATGGCACGAAAATACAAATCCCCGGCGTTTCGACTACGCAGACATTGATGGCGCGGCGGCGCGACGGCGGCGGCTTTCACGCGCAGGCCGAAACCACGCGATGCCGCGTGCGCAATCAGGAATTGCGGATCGCCGCGATATCGGATTGCAGTGCCTGCGGCGAAGTCGATGGCAATACCAAAGAACTCGTGCATCTCTCCCGGGTTTCTTCATTGGGCGAACTGGCCGGATCGCTCGCGCACGAGCTGAAGCAGCCGCTTACCGCGATCCTGTTCAACGCACAGGCCGCGCGCAAATTCATGGATGCGGAGACGACCAACGTAGTGGAGCTGCGCGAAGCGCTCGAAGATATCGTCGCCGACGATTGCCGCGCCAACGACGTGCTGCAGAAAATCCGCGCCTTGGTACGCAAAGGCGATGTCGAATTGCAGTTGCTGGACATCGGCAACGTCGTGCGCGACGTCGAGATGCTCGTGCACAGCGATGCGTTGACGCGTGGCGTGCGTACGAGCTTCGACATCCCCGACAGTCTGACGCTGATTTGCGGCGACAAGGTGCAGCTTCAGCAAGTGATCCTGAACCTGCTGCTCAACGCTTTCGACGCGGTCAAGGATTGCCCTGCAGCGGACTGTGTCGTCGAAACAATGGTGCGCGAGCAGCCGGGCGGACTGGTACGGATAACGGTCAAGGATCGCGGGCAGGGCCTCGCCGTCGAAAGCATGGAGCGGATTTTCCGGCCGTTTTTCACTACCAAGCCGCAGGGGCTCGGCCTGGGTCTTTCCATCAGCCGTACGATCGTCACCGCGCACCGCGGCCAGTTGTGGGCGGAAAACAACGAGGGCAAAGGGGCGTCCTTTCACGTCGCGCTGCCCGTGGCGACTGATATCCGACAGGGACGGGCGCCCTGA
- a CDS encoding response regulator transcription factor: MVNPNQFVAVVDDDDSVCRAIKRLLHSEGIRAETFYSGDEFLNALAAIPSYRPACVILDVQMPGSNGLEVQRQLAQMGVPVIVITAYDDISVRQTALAAGAAAYLRKPFTSAILFKAVEMAIGGPPTP, encoded by the coding sequence ATGGTCAACCCAAACCAATTTGTTGCGGTGGTCGACGATGACGACTCGGTGTGCCGAGCCATCAAGCGTTTGCTGCACTCCGAAGGGATCAGGGCGGAGACGTTTTACAGCGGCGACGAGTTCTTGAATGCGCTTGCGGCTATTCCGTCGTATCGGCCTGCCTGCGTGATTCTGGATGTGCAGATGCCGGGCAGCAACGGCCTGGAAGTCCAGCGTCAGCTCGCGCAAATGGGTGTACCCGTCATCGTGATCACCGCCTACGACGATATCTCCGTACGCCAGACCGCGCTTGCGGCGGGCGCGGCCGCGTATCTGCGCAAGCCGTTCACCAGCGCGATCCTGTTCAAGGCGGTCGAGATGGCCATCGGCGGTCCGCCGACACCCTGA